One Dunckerocampus dactyliophorus isolate RoL2022-P2 chromosome 15, RoL_Ddac_1.1, whole genome shotgun sequence genomic window, CATAACAAATAATGCTGATGTTCGAGTAGCGCCCTCTATAGTTTGAGAGTAAAATGACATACAGCTACGACTGTTGCAAATTGTTTTTCGTAATTGATGATAAtttaacaaatacaaaaataaagtagacatctctaaaagtaaaaaatgaGAAACCAGTGTGCTTTTTTATTCATGACAAATGCAATATTCAATACAAGCACGTCTTGTGGTGTTTTATTTCCCTACCTTCAATAACATGTATATATGTTCATACGTTTTTCATGAAAATTTGCATCCATAAGATGGAAAACATGAAGCGACCGATTACCTTGCACTAACATAGCCTGCATCCGTTAAACGACAAagaagcagcagaagaagaaaaagacccATCATCTTGTCATAGACGATCTTTGGCCGTGACGCGGCTGCTGTCATTAAGGGAAACTACGCTAGCATCTTCTTTTTTTCGGATGAGATATCGACGCTTCGCAATGGTAACTTTCTCAATTAGCGAAATTCAACTTGAATAACAAGTATGTGGTTGTTGTGTGTGCTAAATAGCCACTATTTTCTGAGTAGGAGTAGAGGCGgtccagcattttttttctacacagCTAACGTAGCTAATGCAGCACAACGCCAGCGAACATAAATACGGAATGACGACTATACTGAATGTTCGTAGTGCGAAATTgagtaaaaacaaacatgaaatgtGACGCTTTTACACTTGATGTGTCAGAtattttaaactaaaaaaatgGGCCCGAATCGTGCTGGTGCTCCAATGACTTCAAGGGCTGCGTATAAGACTTTTtggcatgggtgtccaaagtgtggcccgagggCCCTTTTAGGCTTGCAGTTAAAAATGCAGCTAATTCATCAATAATGacatttattgtcatatgttACACTGATTTACTTTGTTACCTGTAACACACTGCtaatatgttgttttgtttaggtAACGTACTGTATATTAACCTACAGCCTCTGCTGTTTTATTTAATCCTAATCCATTACAGTCCAGGTTTACAGTTATGTTCTTGATAGAAAATTGCATACGtgtatcatttatttttggtgtatttttttgCAGACTAATGGCCCACCTATACCTTTGTAAATCACCATCGTCTGACACCTGTAGTCTGGCTAGTGGGAGATGAGACACTGTTGTGCAAGGACCCATCATGAGTATCCAGAGCCTAGGAGGAGCATTAGGGGAGTCCCTGGGCTCTAGCCTTACAGTACGCATGAGTGGGGCAGGTGGTGGGCGGAGTTCTTTCGCCTTAAAATCGTCAAGTCGGATCACTTCGCTTCTCCAAACAATGGTGCCAACTGGGTACAACAAACTCCAGGAGGAGCGTCTGGCTATGGTGGACCTCGGAGCTAAACCTGAGGCGACCTCGCTCCAGAACGGCTACAGACAAGAAGCACCGCCTCACCTAGAAAGCCGACGGCTGCTGGACCGCGCATCTCGGTCCTCTGTGACTTTATCAGACTCTGGAGATGGGAGCTACTCAGAAATGGTGCCCATGTTGGCAGAGAGGAGACTGTCTGGAGAGGAGGCtgatgaggatgaagatgaggaggaggaaagacTGGAAGCGCCGGTGCATATCCTGCCCAAGGAGTCGCCTCTTGCTATGGCTTTGCAGATCATCGTGCCTTTCCTGCTGGCTGGCTTTGGAACTGTATCAGCTGGCATGGTGCTGGACATTGTGCAGGTAAGATGAGCTACAATGTAAACTTAAGCTTTGATTGTCAAATTGCGGGCTCTGtttttaaagataaaaacaacaataaaaaagtcacTATTTATACAAATTTGGTGACCATCTAGaacaaacaaacatactgtatataacatggTATTTTTCCCCCCGGGTTGCTGGTTGCTTCTGCGTATACACCCTAAATTCAGTCTGATAGACCTCATGGAAGTACTTTATGTCAGATGTTTTGGGTTGGCATCTATGAGCAATGTGTCAGATTATGAGGGCATCTCTTGTTccacatttttatttggatttattcTAGATTCTGGCTTGGCCATTCCAACACTTCTTTTGATGTTGTCATTCTTAATTTGGCAAATCCTGTAAGTTCACTTATAGGCTTTCATCACTTTTGCTGATTTACTTCCAGGGAAAATGATTGAATGACAGAGGCTGTCGCTTGCAGGTACATATGCAAAAGGATAAAAGGAGACTGTCATTTGTAGAGTCAAACGACTTTCTAATAGAAAGATTAAAGATTGAAGGCATTTGGTTCAGGTTCAAGATGCCCCGTAGAGGATTCTTAGTTAGAACCTCCCCCAGTTGCTCTTTCCTTCAACGTAATTGTCTTTTTGTGATGCGTTCAGTCAAATAATACATGCCTTGCTCCCTATTCTTGCCCACAGCACTGGGAGGCGTTCCAGTACATCACAGAGATTTTCATCCTGGTTCCGGCTCTGCTTGGCCTCAAGGGCAACCTGGAGATGACGCTTGCCTCACGCCTCTCCACGGCGGTTAGatttaaaatacacacacacacacatttgttatTGCATTATTACAGTGGAACTACTTTATGTTGACGACTCTTGGACTGGCTGACTAACGTCGACATCGGCGGTTGATGACGTAAATGAAATTGAAGCCAAAACTAGCCAGAGTGTTTTCCGCAGGCCTACAAGCTATCTGTGGGGTTTGGTTGTGGTGGTAGAAAAAAACTCAGACTGagcgtttgtgtgtggatgggtaAAACTAAACATgcgatattatttatttaacaacatatcatgaagttattgacttacgggtATTGGTTTAATTTGTGTAGCGGTAGTTGTGCATTATAACACGCCTTGAGGAAAATCTGCCcctttttttgtacatataactcatgttctttttgttccgcGTATCCTTGCTGCAAACAAAATCATAGTGTCAGTGTGTGAAATACCGACAGCTTGTCAGGCTGCATGCATACCGCAGCTTAGCCGCCTTTGGTGCAGCATATTTACTTTTTGCTATGTTTTTAGGAAGTACAGTATTGAGGATAGCAgggtggaaataaaaaaaacaatcaaagatTGTTCAGTGGGTTTCAGTGGGTTTCCCTGTTAGTTGCCACTTGTTAAATCTGAAAATGTAGCATGTAGAATTCTCTATTTGCTTTTGGCCCCACACGGGCCCCATATTCATAGCAGAGTAGATTCTCCTCATGTCAGCGTTGTTCTTTTTCTGCTGAAAGGCACACAGTGGGCTGGAAAAGCGTTGACACCTAAAAGGTACACACTAGTAAACAAAACGATATTCTGTTTTAGAAACCTGGCTTGCGGGGTTTGAGCATGGCTAACAAGGTAAGGAGCGTTTACTGACGGTGTTTTTGTGGGAAAAGCAAGTCGGCACACGTCTGCCTCTGCTATTTTGCagctttatatttttgtttatgaAACAAAGGCTGTCTTACCCAACTGCAATTATAGAGGAGCATTTCTTCTGAAGTAAAGTCCAGCCAGGTGTCAACTTCCTTCAGATGCCTACCAAACAAGAAGTACTGGCTCTGAGCAAACCGTGTTAGCATGAACTTAAAACCATTAGCATGGAAATAGAGATGCAAACATTCATTGCGGCGATTAATTAGTTTGGCTAATTAATCAGAGCTGCACGTGACTCTTCACTCCTATTTGCCTTTGTTGTATGCTTCCAACACAGGTGAATGTGGGCAAGATGGATTCTCCAATAGAGAAGTGGAATTTAATAATAGGCAACCTGGCGCTCAAGCAGGTAATCATTCAACTGTGGATACACATCaataataatgtcttttttttatcaaaaagtGTGGAAATTTGTTTTTGGCagattatttctacttttttgtaGCAGTGCTTGTTGGCAATAAATGTCTATAGCCTGTTGAAATTGTGAATTGAGACACACCTAAGGATTTATGTCATGCGTATTTTACATGTAGAGTCTATAGAGCGAGTAGGATGAACCCAAATGATTCGTTCCTCAGACTGTAGTAAGTCTGAGCACAGACACTGTTACTCATAAACCCACATATTGATAAGCACACCGTAACATCCCTGCTTGCCCAGTGTTTCACAATCTGTTCATAGTCAGTGTCTATGTCAGTGTCAGCAAATAAACAGTTTTAACCAACCACCCCCTCTTTGGGCTTCTCTCTGCAGGTTCAGGCCACTGTGGTGGGTTTCATGGCAGCTGTTGCAGCTGTGGTTCTTGGCTGGATCCCAGAGGGGAAGTTCCAGATGAGCCACGCCGTGCTGCTGTGCTCCAGCAGTGTAGCCACGGCTTTCATCGCCTCCATGCTGCAGGGTAAACTGTTGATGCTGACCCTCCAGCAGGGTCGCTGCTGTTCTCGCCACACAAAATCAGTACTCAATAGTATGTATGAACTTCTGATTGCTCCATCTTACACATTTAGGTTTCATTATGGTGGGCGTGATTGTGGGTTCCAAGAAGACAGGCATTAACCCGGACAACGTTGCCACACCTATTGCAGCTAGTTTTGGTGACCTCATAACCTTGGCCATCCTGGCTTGGATAAGCCAAGGCCTCTACAAGTGCCTAGGTGGGTGAATAAACGTCAACATCAATACTCTGGTAACCTACTGCTACAAACGTCCCAAAATAGTTGTAGACGCTCCATAGGAACTGGATGGGGGATGGCTTATTAGTCAGGCACCATTACTTGACATCAATGAAGCACATTGTTGACCTTGTAGTTAAGCTGCTTCATCTTCACGCGTCAGTGACACGTTACTGCTCCCTGAGGGAGAGAGTGGCAGTGCATAATTTTATTCTTAATCGTGTGGTTTCTAGCAAGATTACGATCTGTGTGAAGGTGTTGGTACATGAGAGAAATGGTGTTCTGATTGTTTAGGTAATTATATATTGAAACAAATAGTAAGCCAAATGATTAGTGATGTATTCAACTTTCAATTGCTGAACTTGACCAAGCACATCTAATGGgctccacacacgggaggcgacaaacgaccCCGTTTGGCAAAACTCATCGCCAAGGCGTAGCAAACCTTGCACATGGGAGGCCGTGGCTGTGGCCAGCTACACCGGTGAGAGACCCAGTCATATCCAGAGCAAATTACAAATCTCCCATGGTTTctactgtgaatgtgaaatactaatcattagtagaGTAGTCTCGGAGTTTACTGCTTAGATTTTAGATACTtgtatgttatattttataGTAACAGATAGCTCATggcgacttgtaacttgcatgttgaaaaagtgtgtgcacccctgatatacatatCCAATCTACATAATACCCatatttaaatacagtaaatatatatttttttctctgttcatagtaggaggtagatctttggggctgggtcctttttaaaagtacctcgcaggctgaaaaagtgtgagcaccccagCTCTAGACACATCTTGCTGTTAGAAAACATAAATTTTGCATCACAGAGGAACGTAATGTTTTTTACATGAGAGAGAAACGTTAATAATTATTTGTAAACTTTTGTATTGTTGGCCTTGATGTTCTGTGTCGCAATTCCTTCAGTCAGCCAGTAGAGGTCACCGCTGCTTCACCTTGTGGTCTAACGTTCCCTGGGTTGAGAACAGATGCGCCTCTCTTCTCACCGCACATTCCACATGTTTAATTCATGTCACACCCAAACCTACTTGTAATACAAGGATACAGTCAGCGATATTTCCTCTGAAAAGCGTCACATACAGCCTATCCCTGTCAGCTCTAACTGCGTGACACAGATGTCTGCTCTGGGAGAAACAGAGACGCGCTGTGAGCTAAATTTATTACACACCCTTCAGATTTAATATTTCCACGGCGGAGCGGCTGTCTAGCTGCGTCTCTTTTCTAAACAATGTCCGTGTTGTTCTCGTCCAGCCGTGCTGAAGTGCAACAAAAGGCTGTTTTTCCCGCTCACACCTGAAAATGAAATGTGAAATCGTTCTCATTTTGAGGAAAATGAGCTGAGTCAAGTGGCGTCACTCAGTTTTAATTACAGACTGCTTTAACGGCTGGTGTTCAACCATAGAAGAATGTCAGTTTTCGATTTTACTATTAACGAGCAGCATACAATGCCTGTTTTTGTTCCTGAACTATGACAGATTTGACACAAAAAGCTTTCAAGTTTTCTTGAATGATTCAAGCTATTTGTTGCACCATTTTACGCTTTTTGGAAGCGTCATTAATTAGATTTCTTTGCACCTAGGGCCAGTGGAACAGTCCGCATGCTACCCAACATTGCAGATTGGCATCTCATTGATGACAGCGTTTGTTATATCTGCTTTGTTTTCTGTCTGCTGCTGAACTATACTGTGACATCTTTATCCAGGGAATGAGTTGCACAGAACCAAAATATAGGTTACATGGATCAAAGTTTCCCAAGCGTTAATGAGCCAAGGCGCATATTTTACAAGATTGTACTTTTTATTAGAGGAATCTCACATTACACgaccaaataaaaatatcagaaaaaGTATATAATCCTAGGACATGTAGGTTAATTATGTACagtaccttctgccatctagtggaagagaaTTGAATTCGTCTGCCTGGCTATACAGTATGCAGCTGGCATAGATGGATAAGCAAAGATAGTGTGGTAAATCATTTTTagaccaattaagtgaaattggataaTTTAATGCTGTGGCACACTGGTTGTGAATCACTGATATAGCCTATATAAACAAAAGCAGTGGGAAAAGTGGCTGTTAACAATGCATCGCATGAGtataaatggaagaaaatgtggAGTTGGTCTCCCATGGGATCGTCCAGTCTTCGAGGAAAACCTTGTGCAAGATTTTAATGGGATGTGTCTGTGGAAACCTTGGAGGTCAGAGGTCTTGATGCAGAGCTGGGGCGTCAGAGTCAAACTTTTCCACACCCCTAGCTCATCCAAACTGGATACTTTGTATGTGCCTTCCTTCGAGATGTTCTCAAAAATTTAGAAGCATTTCCAATTTGGTTGTGGGGACAGGTAGCATGTCTGGAAACACCACTCAACAATCCCCTCCTGTGTAAGCACTTGATACAGGTGGCAAGGAAATCCATGCGAGACTTTAACAGCCAATAATGACCAAGGCTGTTGTTGCAATCTTCAAACTTTTCTCCAGAAGGTCacctcttcttcctctgtgcCTCATTAACTGTGCCTAAAAGTCAGATACCCCTGTATTCAGCTGAACAGCAAGCCCATTCTGTTCTCTTGCTTTGACACCATCCTGATATAAATCTTGGTCTGTTTTCCAATGAGAGTTATTTTG contains:
- the slc41a2b gene encoding solute carrier family 41 member 2 isoform X2, translating into MSIQSLGGALGESLGSSLTVRMSGAGGGRSSFALKSSSRITSLLQTMVPTGYNKLQEERLAMVDLGAKPEATSLQNGYRQEAPPHLESRRLLDRASRSSVTLSDSGDGSYSEMVPMLAERRLSGEEADEDEDEEEERLEAPVHILPKESPLAMALQIIVPFLLAGFGTVSAGMVLDIVQHWEAFQYITEIFILVPALLGLKGNLEMTLASRLSTAVNVGKMDSPIEKWNLIIGNLALKQVQATVVGFMAAVAAVVLGWIPEGKFQMSHAVLLCSSSVATAFIASMLQGFIMVGVIVGSKKTGINPDNVATPIAASFGDLITLAILAWISQGLYKCLDTYPYVSSVVCAFFMCLTPLWMVVSSKHPASRTLLYSGWEPVITAMVISSIGGLILDKTVSDPNLAGIVVYTPVINGIGGNLVAIQSSRFSTCLHFHCAPGEVPDEVKGCYYPCRTFCGTGANHRSAQVLLLLVIPGHVIFLYTIHLMKSGHTTLTPIFMSVYLAAALLQVCATSSSCIFHLSDGWQST
- the slc41a2b gene encoding solute carrier family 41 member 2 isoform X1 — its product is MSIQSLGGALGESLGSSLTVRMSGAGGGRSSFALKSSSRITSLLQTMVPTGYNKLQEERLAMVDLGAKPEATSLQNGYRQEAPPHLESRRLLDRASRSSVTLSDSGDGSYSEMVPMLAERRLSGEEADEDEDEEEERLEAPVHILPKESPLAMALQIIVPFLLAGFGTVSAGMVLDIVQHWEAFQYITEIFILVPALLGLKGNLEMTLASRLSTAVNVGKMDSPIEKWNLIIGNLALKQVQATVVGFMAAVAAVVLGWIPEGKFQMSHAVLLCSSSVATAFIASMLQGFIMVGVIVGSKKTGINPDNVATPIAASFGDLITLAILAWISQGLYKCLDTYPYVSSVVCAFFMCLTPLWMVVSSKHPASRTLLYSGWEPVITAMVISSIGGLILDKTVSDPNLAGIVVYTPVINGIGGNLVAIQSSRFSTCLHFHCAPGEVPDEVKGCYYPCRTFCGTGANHRSAQVLLLLVIPGHVIFLYTIHLMKSGHTTLTPIFMSVYLAAALLQVLLLLCIADWMVHSMWRSGKDPDSFSIPYLTALGDLLGTALLALSFHFLWLIGDQDSDVGD
- the slc41a2b gene encoding solute carrier family 41 member 2 isoform X3, translated to MSIQSLGGALGESLGSSLTVRMSGAGGGRSSFALKSSSRITSLLQTMVPTGYNKLQEERLAMVDLGAKPEATSLQNGYRQEAPPHLESRRLLDRASRSSVTLSDSGDGSYSEMVPMLAERRLSGEEADEDEDEEEERLEAPVHILPKESPLAMALQIIVPFLLAGFGTVSAGMVLDIVQHWEAFQYITEIFILVPALLGLKGNLEMTLASRLSTAVNVGKMDSPIEKWNLIIGNLALKQVQATVVGFMAAVAAVVLGWIPEGKFQMSHAVLLCSSSVATAFIASMLQGFIMVGVIVGSKKTGINPDNVATPIAASFGDLITLAILAWISQGLYKCLDTYPYVSSVVCAFFMCLTPLWMVVSSKHPASRTLLYSGWEPVITAMVISSIGGLILDKTVSDPNLAGIVVYTPVINGIGGNLVAIQSSRFSTCLHFHCAPGEVPDEVKGCYYPCRTFCGTGANHRSAQVLLLLVIPGHVIFLYTIHLMKSGHTTLTPIFMSVYLAAALLQVNPTRV